In Scleropages formosus chromosome 20, fSclFor1.1, whole genome shotgun sequence, a single window of DNA contains:
- the taok2b gene encoding serine/threonine-protein kinase TAO2 isoform X2: MPSSARAGSLKDPEVAELFYREDPEKLFTDLREIGHGSFGAVYFARDVRTNEVVAIKKMSYSGKQSNEKWQDIIKEVKFLQKLRHPNTIEYKGCYLREHTAWLVMEYCLGSASDLLEVHKKPLQEVEIAAITHGALQGLAYLHSHNMIHRDVKAGNILLTEPGQVKLGDFGSASIVSPANSFVGTPYWMAPEVILAMDEGQYDGKVDVWSLGITCIELAERKPPLFNMNAMSALYHIAQNESPVLQSNHWSDFFRNFVDSCLQKIPQDRPTSDVLLKHRFLCRERPVSVVLDLIARTKDAVRELDNLQYRKMKKILFQETHNGPTTEGGEEEEEVEQYMLRTGTINSMESSHSVPSMSISASSQSSSVNSLADGSDDSGEMAMMQEGEHTVTSNSSVIHLPPGHENIYDDPYQPELDAPQQASSGARRRAYYRNRDHFATIRTASLVTRQIQEHEQGSALREQMSGYKRMRRQHQKQLMALENKLKAEMDEHQLRLDKELETQRNSFSGEGDKLSKKHQAILEKETKAALAEEKKFQQHILSQQKKELSTLLESQKRQYRQRKEQLKEELNENQSTPKREKQEWLVRQKECLQQQQAEEEAALLHRQRQYYELQCRQYKRKMLLARHNLEQDLLREELNKKQTQKDLECAQLLRHHESTQELEFRQLALVQRTRAELIRTQHQTELTNQLEYNKRREQELRQKHAVEVRQQPKSLKVSEPREGGAGGGEPDPGSDGTDRNLGALLREVVGEGEGNADVLSEGEGEQEEQESDDTGGAGGSPEMPGVSVLGKVFEGGGGITSQTAAIEEEQSAWTSEDGVPEGCEAEGAGIFEGVTALGPEDERKAEGEGQWSDGEVRGRPGPPEGAVWEEDYGGSDTDMEAGDEEDEGRGVADGGTSEEVSVHPERHREREADELSEFYFPESVEELDSPPLSVPPAPPAPHPSLPSLFSHAICLVLSLSAAARPTLLVLLVLSIFLLSLRRSPPLPSLPSLLLSAELILMALFFSYLFLRSCCSLSLSLYLTFALWGCGLFSLGLSVSLGLYYVPVALVSAFFLSSPSLFLSLYLLIVLVVRPARLFLQNAPKKLNRLWVRVLFRLPKPLFTVCQSLLGGLAERSLYDMFPKAGRNWGVRQSKIPVPLRTLPPEYLSRLARASAASKALLWVRRFLRRPIGALADWANAVVLKLAGRLLGKLPRRYLSKMRTLGLLREERASRLPRLLPREVRERRDRERRRRERERRRREDRERMMREAGRWECGLRRTASGRSIRGKVIPWR; encoded by the exons ATGCCGTCGAGTGCACGGGCCGGGAGCCTGAAGGACCCAGAAGTGGCCGAGCTGTTCTACAGAGAGGACCCGGAGAAACTGTTCACTGACCTGCGGGAGATTGGACATGGCAGCTTTGGCGCCGTGTACTTT GCTCGGGATGTCCGCACAAATGAGGTGGTGGCGATTAAGAAAATGTCCTATAGCGGCAAGCAGTCCAACGAA AAATGGCAGGACATTATCAAAGAAGTCAAGTTCTTGCAGAAGTTACGACACCCCAACACTATTGAGTATAAAGGATGTTACTTGAGGGAGCACACAGCCTGG CTGGTGATGGAGTACTGCTTAGGTTCAGCATCTGACCTTCTGGAAG TTCACAAGAAGCCACTACAGGAAGTGGAAATAGCTGCTATTACCCATGGCGCACTGCAGGGTTTGGCGTATCTTCACTCTCACAACATGATTCACAG GGATGTGAAGGCAGGGAACATCTTGCTGACGGAACCTGGTCAAGTGAAGCTGGGAGATTTTGGTTCTGCCTCCATCGTTTCTCCCGCCAACTCCTTTGTGGGCACACCCTACTG GATGGCCCCGGAAGTGATTCTCGCAATGGATGAGGGCCAGTACGATGGCAAGGTGGACGTATGGTCACTGGGCATAACCTGCATAGAGCTAG CGGAGAGGAAGCCCCCCCTTTTCAACATGAACGCTATGAGTGCCTTATACCACATCGCCCAGAACGAGAGCCCTGTCCTGCAGTCAAACCACTG GTCAGATTTTTTTCGTAACTTTGTCGACTCGTGTCTGCAGAAGATCCCCCAGGACAGGCCTACCTCTGATGTACTGCTCAAG CACCGGTTCCTTTGTCGAGAACGCCCCGTGTCTGTGGTGTTGGACCTGATAGCGCGGACGAAGGACGCAGTCAGGGAGCTGGACAACTTGCAGTATCGCAAGATGAAGAAGATCCTGTTCCAGGAGACGCACAATGGCCCCACGAcagagggaggggaggaggaggag GAGGTGGAGCAGTACATGCTGCGGACCGGCACTATCAACAGCATGGAGAGCTCCCATTCGGTGCCCTCCATGTCCATCAGCGCCAGTTCGCAGAGCAGCTCTGTCAACAGCCTGGCGGACGGCTCCGACGACAGCGGCGAGATGGCCATGATGCAGGAGGGCGAGCACACGGTCACTTCCAACAGCTCCGTCATCCATCTGCCCCCG GGTCACGAGAACATTTATGATGACCCTTATCAGCCTGAGCTCGATGCCCCGCAGCAGGCCTCTTCGGGAGCCCGCCGGAGGGCCTACTACCGCAACCGGGACCACTTTGCCACCATCCGCACAGCCTCCCTG GTGACGCGACAGATCCAGGAGCACGAGCAGGGCTCGGCTCTGCGGGAGCAGATGTCCGGCTACAAGCGCATGCGACGACAGCACCAGAAGCAGCTGATGGCGCTGGAGAACAAGCTGAAGGCCGAGATGGACGAGCACCAGCTGCGCCTGGACAAGGAGCTGGAAACACAGAGGAACAGCTTTTCGGGGGAGGGAGACAAACTGAGCAAAAAGCACCAGGCGATCTTGGAGAAGGAG ACCAAGGCAGCactggcagaggagaagaagtTCCAGCAGCACATCCTGAGCCAGCAGAAGAAGGAGCTGTCCACCCTGCTGGAGTCTCAGAAGCGCCAGTACCGCCAACGCAAGGAGCAGCTCAAGGAG GAGCTGAACGAGAACCAGTCGACACCGAAGCGGGAGAAGCAGGAGTGGCTGGTGCGCCAGAAGGagtgtctgcagcagcagcaggcggaggaggaggcggcgctGCTGCACCGCCAGAGGCAGTACTACGAGCTCCAGTGCAGGCAGTACAAGAGGAAGATGCTGCTGGCCCGGCACAACCTGGAGCAGGATCTGCTGAGAGAG GAGCTGAATAAGAAGCAGACCCAGAAGGACCTGGAATGCGCACAGCTGCTGCGGCACCACGAGTCCACGCAGGAGCTGGAGTTCCGGCAGCTGGCCTTAGTGCAGCGCACCCGGGCCGAACTGATCCGCACGCAGCACCAGACAGAGCTCACCAACCAGCTTGAGTACAACAAGCGGCGCGAGCAAGAACTACGGCAGAAGCACGCCGTGGAGGTGCGCCAGCAGCCCAAGAGCCTCAAAGTGAGTGAGCCCCGAGAAGGAGGGGCGGGCGGGGGGGAGCCGGACCCCGGCAGCGACGGCACTGACCGGAACCTTGGTGCACTTCTCAGGGAGGTAGTCGGGGAGGGCGAGGGAAATGCAGACGTGCTTTCGGAGGGCGaaggggagcaggaggagcaggagagtgATGACACAGGGGGGGCTGGAGGGAGTCCAGAGATGCCGGGAGTCTCAGTGCTGGGAAAGGTCTTTGAAGGAGGAGGCGGCATCACTAGCCAGACTGCAGCCATAGAGGAAGAGCAGAGCGCGTGGACGAGTGAGGATGGTGTGCCGGAGGGATGCGAGGCAGAGGGCGCCGGCATTTTTGAGGGGGTCACGGCCCTCGGCCCGGAGGACGAGCGGAAGGCCGAGGGAGAGGGTCAGTGGTCAGACGGGGAGGTGCGAGGCAGGCCTGGGCCCCCCGAGGGCGCCGTGTGGGAGGAGGATTACGGAGGAAGCGACACAGACATGGAAGCGGGAGATGAGGAGGACGAGGGCAGGGGCGTGGCGGACGGCGGCACCTCCGAGGAGGTGTCCGTCCATCCGGAGCGACACAGGGAGCGCGAGGCAGACGAGCTCTCAGAGTTCTACTTCCCCGAGTCTGTGGAAGAGCTGGACTCGCCTCCCCTGTCTGTCCCCCCTGCTCCTCCCGCCCCCCACCCTTCCCTCCCGTCACTTTTCTCCCACGCCATCTGCCTGGTCCTGTCACTGTCGGCTGCAGCGCGCCCCACCCTGCTCGTCCTGCTGGTCCTCTCCATCTTTCTGCTGTCTCTCCGGCGCTCGCCCCCACTCCCGTCGCTGCCCTCGCTGCTCCTTTCTGCCGAGCTCATCCTCATGGCGCTCTTCTTCTCCTACCTCTTCCTGCGCTCGTgctgctccctctctctgtccctttaCCTCACCTTTGCCCTCTGGGGCTGCGGCCTCTTCAGTTTAGGCCTCTCAGTGAGCCTTGGCCTCTACTACGTCCCCGTGGCCCTGGTGTCGGCCTTCTTCCTCAGCTCGCCatccctcttcctctccctctaCCTGCTCATCGTGTTGGTGGTGCGCCCGGCGCGGCTCTTCTTGCAAAATGCCCCAAAGAAACTGAACCGGCTGTGGGTGCGAGTCCTCTTCAGGCTCCCCAAGCCCTTGTTCACCGTGTGCCAGTCTCTGCTGGGCGGCCTCGCCGAGAGAAGCTTGTATGACATGTTCCCCAAGGCGGGTCGGAACTGGGGGGTGCGCCAGTCCAAAATCCCCGTGCCCCTGAGGACGCTCCCGCCCGAGTATTTGTCGCGACTCGCCAGGGCCTCGGCCGCCTCCAAGGCCTTGCTATGGGTTCGCCGCTTCCTCAGGCGGCCCATCGGAGCCCTCGCCGACTGGGCCAACGCGGTGGTGCTCAAGCTGGCCGGGCGCCTGCTGGGAAAGCTGCCCAGGAGGTACCTGAGCAAGATGAGGACCTTGGGCCTGCTGCGGGAAGAGAGGGCGAGCCGGCTGCCCCGGCTGCTGCCCCGGGAGGTGCGGGAACGGCGCGACAGGGAGcgcaggaggagggagagggagcgcaggaggagggaggacagagagaggatGATGAGGGAGGCCGGGAGGTGGGAGTGCGGCTTGAGGCGAACGGCATCGGGAAGGAGCATAAGGGGAAAGGTGATTCCCTGGCGatag
- the taok2b gene encoding serine/threonine-protein kinase TAO2 isoform X1: MPSSARAGSLKDPEVAELFYREDPEKLFTDLREIGHGSFGAVYFARDVRTNEVVAIKKMSYSGKQSNEKWQDIIKEVKFLQKLRHPNTIEYKGCYLREHTAWLVMEYCLGSASDLLEVHKKPLQEVEIAAITHGALQGLAYLHSHNMIHRDVKAGNILLTEPGQVKLGDFGSASIVSPANSFVGTPYWMAPEVILAMDEGQYDGKVDVWSLGITCIELAERKPPLFNMNAMSALYHIAQNESPVLQSNHWSDFFRNFVDSCLQKIPQDRPTSDVLLKHRFLCRERPVSVVLDLIARTKDAVRELDNLQYRKMKKILFQETHNGPTTEGGEEEESSSISVPVCQEVEQYMLRTGTINSMESSHSVPSMSISASSQSSSVNSLADGSDDSGEMAMMQEGEHTVTSNSSVIHLPPGHENIYDDPYQPELDAPQQASSGARRRAYYRNRDHFATIRTASLVTRQIQEHEQGSALREQMSGYKRMRRQHQKQLMALENKLKAEMDEHQLRLDKELETQRNSFSGEGDKLSKKHQAILEKETKAALAEEKKFQQHILSQQKKELSTLLESQKRQYRQRKEQLKEELNENQSTPKREKQEWLVRQKECLQQQQAEEEAALLHRQRQYYELQCRQYKRKMLLARHNLEQDLLREELNKKQTQKDLECAQLLRHHESTQELEFRQLALVQRTRAELIRTQHQTELTNQLEYNKRREQELRQKHAVEVRQQPKSLKVSEPREGGAGGGEPDPGSDGTDRNLGALLREVVGEGEGNADVLSEGEGEQEEQESDDTGGAGGSPEMPGVSVLGKVFEGGGGITSQTAAIEEEQSAWTSEDGVPEGCEAEGAGIFEGVTALGPEDERKAEGEGQWSDGEVRGRPGPPEGAVWEEDYGGSDTDMEAGDEEDEGRGVADGGTSEEVSVHPERHREREADELSEFYFPESVEELDSPPLSVPPAPPAPHPSLPSLFSHAICLVLSLSAAARPTLLVLLVLSIFLLSLRRSPPLPSLPSLLLSAELILMALFFSYLFLRSCCSLSLSLYLTFALWGCGLFSLGLSVSLGLYYVPVALVSAFFLSSPSLFLSLYLLIVLVVRPARLFLQNAPKKLNRLWVRVLFRLPKPLFTVCQSLLGGLAERSLYDMFPKAGRNWGVRQSKIPVPLRTLPPEYLSRLARASAASKALLWVRRFLRRPIGALADWANAVVLKLAGRLLGKLPRRYLSKMRTLGLLREERASRLPRLLPREVRERRDRERRRRERERRRREDRERMMREAGRWECGLRRTASGRSIRGKVIPWR, encoded by the exons ATGCCGTCGAGTGCACGGGCCGGGAGCCTGAAGGACCCAGAAGTGGCCGAGCTGTTCTACAGAGAGGACCCGGAGAAACTGTTCACTGACCTGCGGGAGATTGGACATGGCAGCTTTGGCGCCGTGTACTTT GCTCGGGATGTCCGCACAAATGAGGTGGTGGCGATTAAGAAAATGTCCTATAGCGGCAAGCAGTCCAACGAA AAATGGCAGGACATTATCAAAGAAGTCAAGTTCTTGCAGAAGTTACGACACCCCAACACTATTGAGTATAAAGGATGTTACTTGAGGGAGCACACAGCCTGG CTGGTGATGGAGTACTGCTTAGGTTCAGCATCTGACCTTCTGGAAG TTCACAAGAAGCCACTACAGGAAGTGGAAATAGCTGCTATTACCCATGGCGCACTGCAGGGTTTGGCGTATCTTCACTCTCACAACATGATTCACAG GGATGTGAAGGCAGGGAACATCTTGCTGACGGAACCTGGTCAAGTGAAGCTGGGAGATTTTGGTTCTGCCTCCATCGTTTCTCCCGCCAACTCCTTTGTGGGCACACCCTACTG GATGGCCCCGGAAGTGATTCTCGCAATGGATGAGGGCCAGTACGATGGCAAGGTGGACGTATGGTCACTGGGCATAACCTGCATAGAGCTAG CGGAGAGGAAGCCCCCCCTTTTCAACATGAACGCTATGAGTGCCTTATACCACATCGCCCAGAACGAGAGCCCTGTCCTGCAGTCAAACCACTG GTCAGATTTTTTTCGTAACTTTGTCGACTCGTGTCTGCAGAAGATCCCCCAGGACAGGCCTACCTCTGATGTACTGCTCAAG CACCGGTTCCTTTGTCGAGAACGCCCCGTGTCTGTGGTGTTGGACCTGATAGCGCGGACGAAGGACGCAGTCAGGGAGCTGGACAACTTGCAGTATCGCAAGATGAAGAAGATCCTGTTCCAGGAGACGCACAATGGCCCCACGAcagagggaggggaggaggaggag TCATCTTCCATCTCTGTCCCCGTGTGTCAGGAGGTGGAGCAGTACATGCTGCGGACCGGCACTATCAACAGCATGGAGAGCTCCCATTCGGTGCCCTCCATGTCCATCAGCGCCAGTTCGCAGAGCAGCTCTGTCAACAGCCTGGCGGACGGCTCCGACGACAGCGGCGAGATGGCCATGATGCAGGAGGGCGAGCACACGGTCACTTCCAACAGCTCCGTCATCCATCTGCCCCCG GGTCACGAGAACATTTATGATGACCCTTATCAGCCTGAGCTCGATGCCCCGCAGCAGGCCTCTTCGGGAGCCCGCCGGAGGGCCTACTACCGCAACCGGGACCACTTTGCCACCATCCGCACAGCCTCCCTG GTGACGCGACAGATCCAGGAGCACGAGCAGGGCTCGGCTCTGCGGGAGCAGATGTCCGGCTACAAGCGCATGCGACGACAGCACCAGAAGCAGCTGATGGCGCTGGAGAACAAGCTGAAGGCCGAGATGGACGAGCACCAGCTGCGCCTGGACAAGGAGCTGGAAACACAGAGGAACAGCTTTTCGGGGGAGGGAGACAAACTGAGCAAAAAGCACCAGGCGATCTTGGAGAAGGAG ACCAAGGCAGCactggcagaggagaagaagtTCCAGCAGCACATCCTGAGCCAGCAGAAGAAGGAGCTGTCCACCCTGCTGGAGTCTCAGAAGCGCCAGTACCGCCAACGCAAGGAGCAGCTCAAGGAG GAGCTGAACGAGAACCAGTCGACACCGAAGCGGGAGAAGCAGGAGTGGCTGGTGCGCCAGAAGGagtgtctgcagcagcagcaggcggaggaggaggcggcgctGCTGCACCGCCAGAGGCAGTACTACGAGCTCCAGTGCAGGCAGTACAAGAGGAAGATGCTGCTGGCCCGGCACAACCTGGAGCAGGATCTGCTGAGAGAG GAGCTGAATAAGAAGCAGACCCAGAAGGACCTGGAATGCGCACAGCTGCTGCGGCACCACGAGTCCACGCAGGAGCTGGAGTTCCGGCAGCTGGCCTTAGTGCAGCGCACCCGGGCCGAACTGATCCGCACGCAGCACCAGACAGAGCTCACCAACCAGCTTGAGTACAACAAGCGGCGCGAGCAAGAACTACGGCAGAAGCACGCCGTGGAGGTGCGCCAGCAGCCCAAGAGCCTCAAAGTGAGTGAGCCCCGAGAAGGAGGGGCGGGCGGGGGGGAGCCGGACCCCGGCAGCGACGGCACTGACCGGAACCTTGGTGCACTTCTCAGGGAGGTAGTCGGGGAGGGCGAGGGAAATGCAGACGTGCTTTCGGAGGGCGaaggggagcaggaggagcaggagagtgATGACACAGGGGGGGCTGGAGGGAGTCCAGAGATGCCGGGAGTCTCAGTGCTGGGAAAGGTCTTTGAAGGAGGAGGCGGCATCACTAGCCAGACTGCAGCCATAGAGGAAGAGCAGAGCGCGTGGACGAGTGAGGATGGTGTGCCGGAGGGATGCGAGGCAGAGGGCGCCGGCATTTTTGAGGGGGTCACGGCCCTCGGCCCGGAGGACGAGCGGAAGGCCGAGGGAGAGGGTCAGTGGTCAGACGGGGAGGTGCGAGGCAGGCCTGGGCCCCCCGAGGGCGCCGTGTGGGAGGAGGATTACGGAGGAAGCGACACAGACATGGAAGCGGGAGATGAGGAGGACGAGGGCAGGGGCGTGGCGGACGGCGGCACCTCCGAGGAGGTGTCCGTCCATCCGGAGCGACACAGGGAGCGCGAGGCAGACGAGCTCTCAGAGTTCTACTTCCCCGAGTCTGTGGAAGAGCTGGACTCGCCTCCCCTGTCTGTCCCCCCTGCTCCTCCCGCCCCCCACCCTTCCCTCCCGTCACTTTTCTCCCACGCCATCTGCCTGGTCCTGTCACTGTCGGCTGCAGCGCGCCCCACCCTGCTCGTCCTGCTGGTCCTCTCCATCTTTCTGCTGTCTCTCCGGCGCTCGCCCCCACTCCCGTCGCTGCCCTCGCTGCTCCTTTCTGCCGAGCTCATCCTCATGGCGCTCTTCTTCTCCTACCTCTTCCTGCGCTCGTgctgctccctctctctgtccctttaCCTCACCTTTGCCCTCTGGGGCTGCGGCCTCTTCAGTTTAGGCCTCTCAGTGAGCCTTGGCCTCTACTACGTCCCCGTGGCCCTGGTGTCGGCCTTCTTCCTCAGCTCGCCatccctcttcctctccctctaCCTGCTCATCGTGTTGGTGGTGCGCCCGGCGCGGCTCTTCTTGCAAAATGCCCCAAAGAAACTGAACCGGCTGTGGGTGCGAGTCCTCTTCAGGCTCCCCAAGCCCTTGTTCACCGTGTGCCAGTCTCTGCTGGGCGGCCTCGCCGAGAGAAGCTTGTATGACATGTTCCCCAAGGCGGGTCGGAACTGGGGGGTGCGCCAGTCCAAAATCCCCGTGCCCCTGAGGACGCTCCCGCCCGAGTATTTGTCGCGACTCGCCAGGGCCTCGGCCGCCTCCAAGGCCTTGCTATGGGTTCGCCGCTTCCTCAGGCGGCCCATCGGAGCCCTCGCCGACTGGGCCAACGCGGTGGTGCTCAAGCTGGCCGGGCGCCTGCTGGGAAAGCTGCCCAGGAGGTACCTGAGCAAGATGAGGACCTTGGGCCTGCTGCGGGAAGAGAGGGCGAGCCGGCTGCCCCGGCTGCTGCCCCGGGAGGTGCGGGAACGGCGCGACAGGGAGcgcaggaggagggagagggagcgcaggaggagggaggacagagagaggatGATGAGGGAGGCCGGGAGGTGGGAGTGCGGCTTGAGGCGAACGGCATCGGGAAGGAGCATAAGGGGAAAGGTGATTCCCTGGCGatag